The following nucleotide sequence is from bacterium.
AAGAAGGGATAAAGGATTCTGGTTTTAGGATAGTAATTAATACTAATAGAAATGCAGGACAGAGTGTAGACCATATTCATGTTCATCTTATAGGCGGAAGAATAATGATGTGGCCACCGGGGTAATAAAATGAAAAAAATAATTAAAAATCTAATTTTATTTTCCTTTATGTTTTTCATTTTTGTTTCCTGTACAAAAAAGAAAAACGAAGAAATTATTTCTAAAGATGAAAAGATTGCTGAATTTTCATTAAAACACTTTTCAAAAAATTATTCGATTACTTTGATTGGAGAAAGTGCCGAAATAACAGAAAATAAAAATACTAAAATTTCTGCACCTAATTTATCATTAAAAACAGATAAAGAAATTATAGAGATTAAAACTGATAAAGAAGGTAAAGGTGAAATAAAAATTGATCCGGAAAATAAAAAACTTAAAGAGATTATGATAACAGGAAAAGTGATTATTTTATATAAGGATAAAACTACTGAAAATGTAACAATGGAAATCACCTGTGGAAAAGTTAGTTATATTGATGAAAAAAGAGAAATGATTTTTGAAGAAAAACCGTTAATAAAAAGAGGAAAAAATAAATTTTCGGGAGAAAAAGTAATTTACAATATTGATAATAATACAATAGAAATAAAAGGGAATGTACATGTTGAAATTGTACCTGAAGAAAAAGTTTCTAAATAATGTTTTCCTTTTTTTCATGTGTATAAATTATTTTATTTTTGCTGAAGAAGAAACAATATTTATAAAATTACTTGAAGGAAATACTGTTAAAGAAATTGAAATAGAGGAATATATTTCTGGTGTAGTTGTAAAAGAAATGGGAGAAAATTGGCCAGTTGAGGCATTAAAGGCACAGGCAGTTGTTTCAAGAACTTATTTAATATGGAAAATAAGTACAAACAAAAGAAATTATTATCATATTGAAAATTCAATAAACCACCAATTATATAAAGATTGTAAAGATGAAAAAATAAAATCCATATTACTTGAAACAAAAGGAGAAGTTTTATTGACAGAAAATGAAAAAATAGTTCCTGTTTTTTTTCACGCATGTTCAGGTGGTATAACTGCAAATCCTTCTGATGTCTGGAAGGGGAAATATCCTTTAAATTATTCAGTTATAGATCCGTATTCAGAAGATAATCCTTTTTCTTACTGGGAAAAAAATATTTCAAAAAATTACCTTTCAAAAATTTTAGGATGTTCAATAGAAAAAATTGAAGTAATTGAAAGAGACCAAACTAATAGAGTAAAACTTTTGCAAATTACAACAAAAAATGGTAATATAAAATTAAGAGGAACAGAATTTAGAGAAAAAATTAATCAAAAAACAGAGGTTTATTTTAATAATCCTTATATAATTCCCAGTACACTGTTTGAAGTTCGGGACAAAGGAGATTCTATAACTTTTATTGGTAAAGGTTATGGACATGGTGTAGGGCTTTCTCAATATGGTGCAAAAAAAATGGCAGAAATTGGATTTGACTATAAAGACATATTAAAATTTTATTTTCCTGGGTTAAAAATAAAAAAAATTTATTAAATGAGAAGGAGAAAAAATGGATATAAAAATTTATTCAGAAGTAGAAATAAATAAAGAATTTGAAGATTACATAAAGGAAAAAATTGAAAAGTTAAAAAAATTTGTATTTGATGATGGATATGCTGAATTTTACATAAAAAAAGATGGGCCTTTATTTTTAACAGAGATTTATTTACATTCAAAAAATATAAAAGTTTTTCTAAAAGAAAAAGATAACGATGTAAATAAAAGTGTTGAAAATTTACTGGACAAAGCAAAAGTAAAGTTAAGAAAATTACATGATAAAATTGTAAACAAATAAAAAAGGAGGAAAAAAAATGAAAATAGTTGATTATTTAAAAGAAGATTGTATTATTACTAATCTCAAAAGTAGAGATAAAAAGGGAGTATTAAGAGAAATAATAAAAACACTTGAAAAAAATGGATATGTGAAAGATAGCGAAAAAATATTGGAAACAGTTATGGATAGA
It contains:
- a CDS encoding SpoIID/LytB domain-containing protein; this encodes MCINYFIFAEEETIFIKLLEGNTVKEIEIEEYISGVVVKEMGENWPVEALKAQAVVSRTYLIWKISTNKRNYYHIENSINHQLYKDCKDEKIKSILLETKGEVLLTENEKIVPVFFHACSGGITANPSDVWKGKYPLNYSVIDPYSEDNPFSYWEKNISKNYLSKILGCSIEKIEVIERDQTNRVKLLQITTKNGNIKLRGTEFREKINQKTEVYFNNPYIIPSTLFEVRDKGDSITFIGKGYGHGVGLSQYGAKKMAEIGFDYKDILKFYFPGLKIKKIY
- a CDS encoding HPF/RaiA family ribosome-associated protein; protein product: MDIKIYSEVEINKEFEDYIKEKIEKLKKFVFDDGYAEFYIKKDGPLFLTEIYLHSKNIKVFLKEKDNDVNKSVENLLDKAKVKLRKLHDKIVNK